In the genome of Jaculus jaculus isolate mJacJac1 chromosome 11, mJacJac1.mat.Y.cur, whole genome shotgun sequence, the window atatcaaacataagaattcagggtatagtagaaggagaagtgcaatccagaggcatagtaagcatttttcaacaaaatcatagaagaaaattttccccaaattaggaaagaaatgccagtgcagatacagaaaGTTTTAGAACATCAAATAgataaaacctgaaaagaacttctccttgccatattataattaaactactaaacacacaaaccaaagaaaatatactaaaagcagttagagagaaaaagcaagtcacctataaaggcaagcccatcaggataacagcagattattgaacacaaactttaaaagccagaagggaatgGATGgatgtatcccaagttctgaaaaataaaaactgtcaaccaagattactttatcctgcacatctatctatccaaattgaaggagaaataagtacattccacaacaaaaacaggctaaaggaatttatgacaactaagccagctctacagaaaatacttgaaggaatccttcatgctgaagagaaagcaaagcatacacatgagaaaacagaaaaaaataagccatactcaaataatagttaatgcaagagagtaaagggaaacatGAAGCACTACaaaaaagaagaatggcaagaataaatacatacctttcaataataactcctaatatcaatggcctcaatgccccagccaaaagacacaggcttgcagactggattaaaaggcaggatccgcctgtttgttgcctccaggaaacttatcTCTCAGTAAAAGACGCTGACTTAaggtgaaaggaaagaaaacagtatttcaagtaaatgggcctaggaaacaagcaggggttgctatcctaatatctgaaaggaTAGAATTCAGACCAACATTAtcgagaaaagataaagaaggccactttatactgattaaaggaacactccaacagcaGGACATTATAATTCCAAATGtaaatgcacctaacatgggggttcccaatttcatcaaacaaacacttttagacttaaggtcacagaaaacaccaaacacaattgtagtgagtgacttcaataccccgcTGTCATCCTTTGGCAGGTCATCAcagtgaaaaataaacagagagacatctggattaaatgatgtcgtggaacaaatggacctaacagatatctacacaacattccatccaaagactacagaatatactttttttctcagaatcacatggaacattctctaaaatagaccatatattaggacacaacgcaaacctcaacaaatacaggaaaattgaaataatcccttgtactgtaTCTGACCacatgggattaaactacaaatcagcaacaagaaaaactacagagcatacacaaattcatggagactaaacagtacactattgaggCTCGCCGTGCCCGCCGCCCGCTGCCGTCTTCCCGCCTGCGAGACGACACGCCGCCGCCTATCCCGCCATGGGTCGACAGAAGGAGCTGGTGAACCGCTGCGGAGAGATGCTCCACATCCGCTACCGGCTGCTTCGCCAGGCGCTGGCCGAGTGCCTGGGGACCCTCATCCTCGTGATGTTTGGCTGTGGCTCTGTGGCCCAGGTGGTGCTCAGTCGGGGTACCCACGGTGGTTTCCTCACCATCAATCTGGCCTTTGGTTTTGCTGTTACCCTGGGCATCCTGGTGGCTGGACAGGTGTCTGGGGCCCACCTCAACCCTGCTGTGACTTTTGCCATGTGCTTCCTGGCACGCGAGCCCTGGATCAAGCTGCCCATCTACACACTGGCTCAGACACTGGCTGccttcttgggtgctgggatcatTTTTGGGCTGTACTATGATGCAATCTGGAGCTTCGCCAACAATGAACTTGTCGTCTCTGGCCCCAACGGCACAGCTGGCATCTTTGCCACCTACCCCTCTGGACACTTGGACATGGTCAATGGCTTCTTTGACCAGTTCATAGGCACGGCTGCTCTTATTGTATGCGTGCTGGCCATCGTAGATCCCTACAACAACCCTGTCCCTCGCGGCCTGGAAGCCTTCACCGTGGGCCTTGTGGTCCTGGTCATTGGCACCTCCATGGGCTTCACCTCCGGCTATGCTGTCAACCCTGCTCGGGACTTTGGTCCCCGCCTTTTCACCGCTCTGGCTGGCTGGGGTTCAGAAGTGTTCACGACCGGCCGGCACTGGTGGTGGGTACCCATTGTCTCCCCGCTCCTGGGCTCCATCGCGGGCGTCTTTGTTTACCAGCTCATGATCAGGAGAACGTAAAGTTGGCTCACGTGAAGCACAAGGAGCAGATCTGAGTGGGCGGGGCCACTCCTTTGAGCATCCACAGACTGTGCAGGGGCCACTTGCTAGAAGCCCCCATGAGAGTTCCCTCGCAGGCTAAGAAGCTACCTGTCTACCCTACCCTGCTGGATGCCCCCACCCTCCAGGATTTCCACTGGACCTTCCCCAACAGGATATGAGGTCCCCACCCTTAAGCCATGGTGGGCTCAGGAGTAGGTCCAAGCATCCCTGTGTCTCatgaagggagaaaatgggcagcaggtgtgtgtgtgcgtgtgtgtgcatgtatacgtgTGTGCACAGGTTCCTAGTTACTCAAGGTAAGAATCCAAGCTTTCAAAAGGATTTAGCCATTCAGGGGTGGTGTCCATATGTGAACAAGGAAAGTGCACGTTGCAAGGACTCCATGAGGAGTGGACCAGataagtgtgtgtctgtgtgtcttggTATATGTCTGCCCTTTTTCCTAAGTGGGGCTTCTCTAGGCTTTGGGGGGGGTTGCTAGGATGAGGGGGCCACAGCTTTCATTTGGAGCTGTGGCACTCCTGAGTAGGAGCTATGTTAATACGTGTCTGTTATAATGTAGGCATGGGGAGAGggaatgaagtccaggtcataagtttcatgtttgcttttaaaaaaaaaaaaaaaaatatatatatatatatatatatatatatatatatatatatatggcagatgTTATAGTCTTGGGAATAGGGGTAGGGAGACTccattttaaaaaaggttttcctTCCCTTAATCCTCCATTTTACAATGTATCCTTTTTgtcttttatataaaaatgaataaaatgtgtatctaaaactaaaaaaaaaaaaacagtacactattgaatggtgaatgggtcattgaagaaatcaaacaagcaatcaataaattcaaagaatcaaatgataatgagaatacaaaataccaaaacctctgggaaacaataaaggcagtcctgagagggaaatttatagctctaagtgcctatattaagaaattagaccaggaatagatggtaagaccctattgctgaagacttcacatacttgggttgcaaggccactgagaaatcctgctggaactgaactgataacctcctccatgtagactagctaacagaaaactggaagaagccattctacatgtagttcaatgggagaaagagataccaccagtgaagatactcaagagtggacactgtaagccttataattggccagccaggccaaaggagccaacaggtgcaacagtggcacgtctgtgtctgtcgtggtggaaaccaactgccctccacttggactggaggtccgctccatgggggaaaacacatccctgatactgaaaacttaaaacaggagtattcatgaaccctaggggtgtaacatctgctgatgtctggacaaatgtatataccatgcttatcaaactgcccagtaagcacttctcttaatatttatacccttatagtaatgctactctcactttgggtagagaatcttctcttttcagatggcagtgactttgggatgactcagaaggtattatagtgcaggaaagaagtgactgcagtactgagtaacatctctatcacatcttccaaagctcagggtctaatgtgaaagaggtggaagaaagaatgtaagagccaaaggaagggttggactccttacaacatgctcctccagacacaaaatggcctggatatccataacctcaccatgcctgacactacctacacaagaccatcattagaggaggaaaacaccatgacatcaaaataaaagagagattgattgagatggggaggggatatgatagagaatggaatttcaaaggggaaagtgggggggagggtattaccatcggatactttttataatcatggaaaatgttaataaaaattgagaaaaaaaaagaaattagagagttcacaagtaaacagtttcatgcttcaccttaaggccttggaaaaagaagaacaaggcaaaccaaaaatcagtacatgggaagaaataataaaaattagggcagagggctggagaaatggcttagtgattaagcctttgcctgtgaagctaaggatcactgttcgaggctcaattctccagggcccacattagccagattcaccagggggcgcatgcatctggcgttagtttgcagtgacgggatgccctggtgtgcccattatctccctctccccgtctctccctctctcctcttctttctctctctgtcactctcaaataaataaataaataattttttaaattttttaaaatttttctttttttttttttgtttctcgaggtagggtctcactctggtccaggctgacctggaattaactctgtcatctcagggtggccttgaactcatggcaatcctcctacctctgcctcctgagtgctgggattaaaggcgtgtgccaccacgcctagctcttaaaaaaattttttaaaaataattaggcagaatgtaagagccaaaggaagggttggactccttacaatgtgctacctccagacataaaatggcctccatatccatgacctcatagtgcctgacactacctacacaagtccatcataagaggagggaaagatcatgacatcaaaataaaagagagacttattgagatggggaggggatatgatggagaatggaatttcaaaggggaaagtggggggagggagggtattaccatgggaaattttttatgatcatggaaaatgttttaataaattgataaaaaataaaataaaataagatttaaaaaaatgattaggccagaaattaatgaagtagaaacaaaaaaaaaatccaaagaatcaatgaaacaaagaattggttctttgaaaggataaacaagattgataaacccttagcaaatctgaccagaaaaaagagagaagagacaaaattaataaaattatagatgaaaaaggcaccattacaacagataccaaagaaattcagaaaaccctaaggacataatttaagaatatatatgccttaaGTTTGAaagcctgaaagaaatggataatttccttgattcatatgacctaccaaaattaaatcaagatgatataaagcacttaaatagatctataacaagtacagagatccaagcagttataaaaggtctcccaactaaaaaaagtccagacccagatggattcaccagtgaattttaccagaccttcaagggaagaactaacaccactgtttctcaaactttttcataaaataaaaaaggaaggcattctaccaaactccttctatgaagccagcatcaccctgataccaaaaccagacaaagacagaacaaaaaaagaaaattgcagaccaatctccctcatgaacatacattcaaaaattcacaacaaaaatattggcaaacagaatcaagaatatatcagaaagattattcatcctgaccaagtagactttatcccagagatgcaggagtggttcaacatatgcaaatcgataaatgtaatgcactatataaatggattgaaggacaaaaatcacatgatcaagctgagtgtggtgggacacacctttaatcccagctctggaggcagaggtaggaagatcaccatgagttctgagactacatagtaaattccaggtcagcctgagctagagtgagatcctaccttgaaaaaaaaatctcatagtcatctcagtagatgcagaaaaggcatttgacaaaatccaacatcccttcatggtaaaagtcctacagaaactgggaatagaatgaacatatctcaacataataaaaggtatttatgacaaacctacagtcaacataatactaaatggggaaaaacttgaagcttttccactaaattcaggaacaaaacaagggtgtccactagccccacttttatttactatagtagtagaagtcttagctatagcaataaggcaagaggccctcattaaagggacacaaattggaaaggaagagatcaaattatcattatttgcaggtgatatgattctatataaaggaccctaaagactctaccagaaaactgttagagctgataaatacttttagcaatgtcgcaagatacaaaataaacacacagtaatcagtagctttcctgtatactaacaacaaacatgcagagaagtAAACcaaggaatcactcccattcatagttgcctttaaaaaaaaataaataaagtaccaccgggcatggtggcatacacttttaatcccagcatttgggaggcagaaggaggaggactgtcatgaggtcaaggccaccctgagtctacaaagtaaattccaggtcagtctgggctagagcaagaccctacctcaaaaaactttttaaaaagccaaaataaaaagaaaagaaagtaccttagccagacatggtggtgtacacttttaatcccagcactcaggaagcaggtgtaggaagactgctatgagtttgaggctaccctgagactacataattaattcc includes:
- the LOC123453284 gene encoding aquaporin-3-like, producing MGRQKELVNRCGEMLHIRYRLLRQALAECLGTLILVMFGCGSVAQVVLSRGTHGGFLTINLAFGFAVTLGILVAGQVSGAHLNPAVTFAMCFLAREPWIKLPIYTLAQTLAAFLGAGIIFGLYYDAIWSFANNELVVSGPNGTAGIFATYPSGHLDMVNGFFDQFIGTAALIVCVLAIVDPYNNPVPRGLEAFTVGLVVLVIGTSMGFTSGYAVNPARDFGPRLFTALAGWGSEVFTTGRHWWWVPIVSPLLGSIAGVFVYQLMIRRT